The window AGATTCCTAAAGGCACCTCAATCAATCCAGCATTCTTTATCTTTCCTGTTAATGAAAAGACTTTAGTCCCGCCGCTCCTTTCAGTTCCAAGATTTTTAAACCAGTCGGCACCTTTCAAGATAATTTTAGGAACATTAGCAAAAGTTTCAACATTATTCAAAACCGTTGGTTTTCCCCACAGCCCCTTTTCAGCCGTTCGCCATAGCTTAGGGGTTGGCATTCCACGTTTGCCCTCGATAGAACGCATCAGAGCGGTTGCTTCTCCACAGACAAAGGCACCAGCCCCTTGAAATATTTTCAAATCGAAATTAAAACCTGTTCCGAATATATTCTGTCCGAGAAAGCCCTCGGAATAACACTGATCTATAGCAAGTTGAAGTCGTTTTACTGCCAGAGGATATTCAGCGCGGACATATATATAACCTTTGGAGGATTCCGTAGCCTTTGCACAGATAATCATGCCCTCAATAACAGAATGAGGATCCCCTTCCATTACAGCTCTGTCCATAAATGCGCCGGGATCTCCTTCGTCTCCATTACAGATAACATATTTGATGTCAGAGTTTATATTTAATCCAAGTTCCCATTTAATACCTGTAGGGAAACCGGCGCCTCCTCTTCCTCTTAAATTAGATTCTTTTATTACTTCTACGATCTCTTTTGAACTCATAGAGGTAAAGGCTTTCTCTGCTGCTCGATAACCTCCGACTGCAATATAGGCATTAATGCTTTCCGGGTCTATTTCACCGCAGTGAGAAAGCACCAATTTAGTCTGTTTATCGTGGAACGAACGATATTCTTCACCAGTAACCCATTCCATAACCGGTGTTCCTTTTATAATATGTTCATCAAATATTCTTTGAACCATCTCAGGTTTTACAAGTTTATATGTAGTTTTTTCTCCATTTATTAAAATATCTACAAGGACATCTTTTGAACAGAAACCCCTGCAGCCAACTTTATGAATTGAGCAATGGTCTTTAAAATTAGCTTCGATATTATAAGAAGAGAAAAGAGATTTGAATCTTGATAGAACCTCTTGCCCGCCGGCAGCGATTCCGCCTGTGCCAGTGCATACTTTTATTTCTATATTTCTTTTCATTAATCTGTTTTTTTCAATTTATTTAATTCTTTTATCATTTTGTCCAGAGTCATCTTGCCATGAACGTC is drawn from Nitrospirota bacterium and contains these coding sequences:
- a CDS encoding NADH-quinone oxidoreductase subunit NuoF, whose amino-acid sequence is MKRNIEIKVCTGTGGIAAGGQEVLSRFKSLFSSYNIEANFKDHCSIHKVGCRGFCSKDVLVDILINGEKTTYKLVKPEMVQRIFDEHIIKGTPVMEWVTGEEYRSFHDKQTKLVLSHCGEIDPESINAYIAVGGYRAAEKAFTSMSSKEIVEVIKESNLRGRGGAGFPTGIKWELGLNINSDIKYVICNGDEGDPGAFMDRAVMEGDPHSVIEGMIICAKATESSKGYIYVRAEYPLAVKRLQLAIDQCYSEGFLGQNIFGTGFNFDLKIFQGAGAFVCGEATALMRSIEGKRGMPTPKLWRTAEKGLWGKPTVLNNVETFANVPKIILKGADWFKNLGTERSGGTKVFSLTGKIKNAGLIEVPLGISLREIIYDIGGGIEGGKSLKAVQTGGPSGGCIPADLLDIEVDYESLAQVGSIMGSGGMVVLDETSCMVNTAKFFLEFTQAESCGKCVPCRIGTKRMLEILERITNGNGKEGDIELLEDLGTHIRATSLCGLGMTAPNPVLSTIKYFRDEYEAHIRDKKCPAAVCRDLITYYINEDLCTGCGACKRVCPADAIRGVRKSPHKIDTDICIKCGTCFDVCKFKAITKS